From Demequina lutea, a single genomic window includes:
- a CDS encoding TetR/AcrR family transcriptional regulator, translating into MHTVETPDEAIVCPQPGLRERKREATRRRVEKAAIELALANGLEHVTVDQICEASDISARTFFNYFGSKENAMIGIGSKLPSPEAVEAFVTGMRGPILEDFLVMLARTFAERGPDVALFRARRDLFSREPQLAAMQMAKMTAERDEFTTIVKRRVATANPDLIEAAQLEEAILVVGVGMGALHVVGHQWHESSGEASLEDLVHQLLPRLRRVTESSRRPIGA; encoded by the coding sequence ATGCACACTGTAGAGACGCCCGACGAGGCCATCGTGTGCCCTCAACCTGGGTTACGCGAACGCAAGCGCGAGGCGACTCGCAGGCGTGTCGAGAAGGCCGCGATCGAGCTTGCCTTGGCGAACGGCCTCGAGCACGTCACCGTGGATCAGATCTGCGAGGCCAGTGACATTTCGGCCCGCACCTTCTTCAACTACTTCGGATCCAAGGAAAACGCCATGATCGGCATCGGATCCAAGCTGCCGTCCCCAGAGGCCGTCGAGGCCTTCGTCACCGGGATGCGAGGTCCCATTCTCGAAGATTTCCTCGTCATGCTCGCGCGGACCTTCGCCGAGCGCGGGCCCGATGTGGCGCTTTTTCGCGCGCGTCGCGATCTGTTCAGCAGGGAACCGCAACTCGCGGCCATGCAAATGGCCAAGATGACGGCCGAGCGAGACGAGTTCACGACCATCGTCAAGCGTCGAGTTGCCACCGCCAACCCGGACCTGATCGAGGCCGCCCAACTCGAAGAGGCGATCTTGGTGGTCGGCGTCGGCATGGGTGCGCTCCACGTGGTCGGACATCAATGGCACGAATCTTCCGGCGAGGCGTCCCTCGAGGACCTCGTCCACCAACTTCTGCCGCGCCTCAGGCGCGTCACCGAATCCAGCCGACGTCCCATCGGCGCCTAG
- a CDS encoding MDR family MFS transporter: MTESPITQAPRAAVTPHGRRNILLIFVGLMTAMLLASLDQTIFSTALPTIVGELDGVDHMLWVTTAYILAATIMMPVYGKLGDLMGRRSLLIVAITLFVTGSIVGGFSHGMTELIVGRSIQGLGGGGLMILSQATIADVVPARERGRYMGIMGGVFALSSVAGPLLGGWFTESIGWRWCMWINIPLGAIAITSAVLFLHLPKRERSGRKIDVLGMMLLAIAAASLVLVSSWGGNTYPWGSAVIIGLMVLTVVAGFAFVRVELAAEEPVMPMYLFKNRNFRLTTSAGLLTGVAMFGALAYMPTYLQMVTGVSATNAGLLMIPMMGALLITSIISGQYVSRTGKYKSLPVAGAVFVTAALYLLSTMSATQPVALTCSYLAVMGIGLGLQMQILVLIVQNSFSINIVGTATAANNFFRQIGASLGAAVVGSLFTSRLVALLAERLPSTAAGGDTNALTPAAVQNLPAQVRDVIVGSYSDALAPVFLYMVPLAILTFVLLLFIREDVLATTIDRSDILPESMDIDPSSSVYLEEHEPVAASEGGREER, from the coding sequence ATGACTGAGTCACCCATTACTCAGGCACCCAGAGCCGCGGTCACGCCGCATGGGCGGCGCAACATCCTTCTCATCTTTGTGGGACTGATGACGGCCATGCTGCTGGCGTCGCTCGACCAGACCATCTTCAGCACCGCGCTGCCCACCATCGTGGGCGAGCTCGACGGCGTCGACCACATGCTTTGGGTGACCACCGCCTACATCCTCGCCGCGACAATCATGATGCCGGTCTACGGCAAACTCGGCGATCTGATGGGCCGGCGCAGCCTTCTCATCGTCGCCATCACGCTGTTCGTGACCGGTTCCATCGTGGGCGGGTTCTCCCACGGCATGACCGAGCTCATCGTCGGCCGCTCCATTCAGGGCCTCGGCGGCGGTGGGCTCATGATCCTGTCCCAGGCGACGATCGCCGACGTCGTGCCCGCCCGTGAGCGCGGTCGCTACATGGGCATCATGGGCGGCGTCTTCGCCCTGTCGTCTGTGGCGGGCCCGCTGCTGGGGGGGTGGTTCACCGAATCGATCGGCTGGCGCTGGTGCATGTGGATCAACATCCCGCTGGGCGCGATCGCGATCACCTCTGCAGTGCTGTTCCTTCACCTTCCCAAGCGTGAGCGTTCGGGGCGGAAAATCGATGTGCTCGGCATGATGCTCCTCGCCATCGCGGCGGCGTCGCTCGTGCTCGTGAGCTCGTGGGGCGGCAACACGTACCCGTGGGGCTCGGCGGTCATCATCGGCCTCATGGTTCTTACGGTCGTGGCCGGATTCGCGTTTGTGCGGGTCGAGCTTGCGGCTGAGGAGCCGGTGATGCCCATGTACCTGTTCAAGAACCGCAACTTCCGCCTGACCACGTCGGCCGGGCTGCTCACGGGAGTGGCCATGTTCGGTGCGCTGGCCTACATGCCCACGTACCTGCAGATGGTGACCGGCGTCAGTGCCACGAACGCAGGCCTCCTCATGATCCCCATGATGGGCGCCTTGCTGATCACCTCGATCATCTCGGGCCAGTATGTGAGCCGCACGGGCAAGTACAAGTCACTTCCCGTGGCTGGCGCCGTGTTCGTGACGGCCGCGCTTTACCTGCTGTCGACGATGTCAGCGACTCAGCCGGTGGCGCTCACGTGCTCCTACCTGGCCGTGATGGGCATCGGCCTCGGCCTACAGATGCAGATACTCGTCCTCATCGTGCAGAACTCGTTCTCCATCAATATCGTGGGCACCGCCACCGCGGCGAATAACTTCTTCCGCCAGATCGGGGCGTCGCTCGGTGCCGCGGTCGTGGGATCGCTGTTCACGTCACGCCTGGTCGCGTTGCTTGCGGAACGACTTCCGTCTACCGCTGCGGGCGGCGACACGAACGCGCTCACCCCTGCGGCCGTTCAAAACCTGCCCGCTCAGGTGCGCGACGTGATCGTGGGTTCCTACAGCGATGCGCTCGCCCCCGTGTTCTTGTACATGGTTCCGCTCGCGATTCTGACGTTCGTGTTGCTGCTGTTCATCCGCGAGGACGTACTCGCGACGACGATCGATCGCAGCGACATCCTTCCCGAATCGATGGACATCGACCCGTCGTCATCGGTGTACCTCGAGGAGCATGAGCCCGTGGCTGCATCGGAGGGTGGACGCGAGGAACGCTAG
- a CDS encoding DUF2469 domain-containing protein: MSSEDLENYETEAELALYREYRDVVGLFRYVVETERRFYLCNKVDLQVRSVGADIYFEVTMADAWVWDVYRSARLVRNVRVVTFKDVNIEELDHDDAMPDIRQLRGGR; this comes from the coding sequence GTGAGCAGCGAAGACCTGGAGAACTACGAGACCGAGGCGGAACTCGCCCTTTACAGGGAGTACCGTGATGTCGTTGGGCTCTTCCGCTACGTGGTCGAGACCGAGCGCCGCTTCTACCTGTGCAATAAGGTCGACTTGCAGGTGCGATCGGTGGGCGCCGACATCTACTTCGAGGTCACGATGGCCGATGCCTGGGTGTGGGACGTTTACCGCTCCGCGCGGCTCGTGCGCAATGTGCGCGTGGTGACGTTCAAGGACGTCAACATTGAGGAACTCGACCACGACGACGCGATGCCCGACATCAGGCAGCTGCGCGGAGGTCGCTAG